CGTTCAGGGCGCGCGGATGGATGGAACTTTCGCAAGCATCGGCCCTACGTGGCCGCCGGTTCAGTTTCAAATCTCGGAGCAGGAGCCCTCTTCGCGGCACGGTCGCGGACGCCAACAAACTCCAAGACGGCTCGAGTGCCAGAGTCGCCCAATCGCGGATCTGCGAGGCGGACCACTCTCGTATAGCCACCTGACCGCTCGGCAAATCGTGGAGCGACGACCGAGAAACACAATTCGGTCGCTTCTTTATTGCCCAACAGAGTCAACACGCGACGGCGAGCGTTGACCGCCGGTGCCATTGCTGCGGCCCACTGCTGCCATTTCTTGCTTTTTCGCCACGCTCGCCACGCTTCTGTGTTGCGCTCGGCGCCAGGCCCCAATTTCTCGGCTGCATCAACGGCCGGTAATGCATTGCGAGCAATGGTGATGCATCGTTCGACCACCGTACGAACCTCTTTGGCCTTGGGAAGCGTTGTGACGATGCGACCCTTGACTTTGGGAGCCATTTTCGCATCGAGATAGTCTTCTTTGTCGCGCTCCGTCAGAAACAGCGCGCTGGCTAAATTGCGCAACAGCGCCTTGCGATGAGACGGCGATCGACCAAGCAC
The window above is part of the Pirellulales bacterium genome. Proteins encoded here:
- a CDS encoding 50S ribosomal protein L17 → MRHRKRGRVLGRSPSHRKALLRNLASALFLTERDKEDYLDAKMAPKVKGRIVTTLPKAKEVRTVVERCITIARNALPAVDAAEKLGPGAERNTEAWRAWRKSKKWQQWAAAMAPAVNARRRVLTLLGNKEATELCFSVVAPRFAERSGGYTRVVRLADPRLGDSGTRAVLEFVGVRDRAAKRAPAPRFETEPAAT